One stretch of Natronobacterium gregoryi SP2 DNA includes these proteins:
- a CDS encoding helix-turn-helix domain-containing protein — protein sequence MASYRRGTIIKIIEDWSPMGTHSGTTSTGAYIYLRCANSDGIVKLLHALAETGAEVSVESVNDTSQDGVALVDLDSFTEKQKEAVTVALEEGYYDRPRETDLTELADDLEIGKTAASERLNATERKLVKSTFGTLV from the coding sequence TTGGCTTCATATAGAAGGGGAACTATTATAAAAATAATTGAGGATTGGTCTCCCATGGGCACTCACTCCGGAACTACATCTACGGGAGCGTATATTTATCTCCGATGTGCGAATTCGGACGGAATCGTCAAACTACTGCATGCGCTGGCCGAAACCGGTGCGGAAGTGAGCGTCGAATCGGTCAACGACACCAGCCAAGACGGGGTTGCTCTCGTCGACCTGGATTCGTTCACTGAAAAACAAAAAGAAGCAGTCACAGTCGCCCTCGAGGAGGGCTACTACGATCGACCACGAGAGACGGATCTGACCGAGCTTGCAGACGATCTCGAAATCGGGAAAACAGCCGCCTCCGAGCGTCTGAATGCCACTGAACGAAAGCTGGTGAAATCGACGTTCGGAACGCTCGTTTGA
- the hcp gene encoding hydroxylamine reductase, with the protein MDMFCYQCQEAKGNEGCTTVGACGKKPNVANRQDLLIRQLKGLAFVAERVRKADSLDEDTAVFIAENLFTTLSNVNFDPDDIETRIEAAVERRETLRTTLESTSGPVDDSDWPEAATWTTTEADSIQQTATNVGVLETEDEDVRSLRELLTYALKGIAAYADHAYALGEKRDEVFAFVQRGLAATLDDEMDVDDLTALVHEAGEVGVEVMELLDRGNTSTYGHPEPTAVDVGVRNRPGILVSGHDLRDLEELLEQTDGEGVDVYTHGEMLPAHSYPELKEYDHFVGNYGNAWWEQHKEFEAFNGPVLLTTNCLVPPKDSYLERVYTTGVVRYPDVDHVSDRENGAPKDFSPLIEHATKLESPEELESGTISGGFARNTVLDHADAIIDGIENGDIRGFVVMAGCDGRHSERKYYTEMAKQLPDDVIILTAGCAKYRYNKLDLGDIGGIPRVLDAGQCNDSYSLLRVAQALQDALDLKDVNDLPIAYDIAWYEQKAVTVLLALLSQDVEGIRLGPTLPAFLSENVAELLVEEFDIKPIGSVEDDTEALLSEIDRGREAVFGEQTAVGD; encoded by the coding sequence ATGGACATGTTCTGTTATCAATGTCAGGAAGCGAAAGGTAACGAAGGATGTACCACCGTCGGAGCCTGTGGCAAAAAGCCGAACGTAGCCAACCGACAGGACTTGCTGATCCGGCAACTCAAAGGACTCGCGTTCGTCGCCGAGCGTGTCCGCAAAGCCGACAGCCTCGACGAGGACACAGCCGTATTCATCGCAGAAAATCTCTTTACGACGCTCTCGAACGTCAACTTCGATCCCGACGACATCGAGACACGCATCGAAGCGGCAGTCGAACGACGGGAAACGCTTCGAACAACCCTCGAGTCCACAAGCGGCCCCGTCGACGACAGCGACTGGCCCGAGGCAGCGACGTGGACGACGACCGAGGCGGACTCGATCCAGCAAACCGCCACCAACGTCGGTGTTCTCGAGACCGAGGACGAAGACGTTCGCTCGCTTCGCGAGCTGTTGACCTACGCACTGAAAGGAATCGCTGCCTACGCCGATCACGCGTACGCATTAGGTGAGAAACGTGACGAGGTCTTCGCGTTCGTCCAGCGCGGACTGGCGGCGACCCTCGACGACGAGATGGACGTCGACGACCTCACTGCACTGGTCCACGAAGCCGGCGAAGTCGGCGTCGAGGTCATGGAGCTGTTAGATAGAGGAAACACCAGCACCTACGGCCACCCCGAGCCGACCGCAGTCGATGTTGGCGTCCGGAACCGGCCGGGTATTCTCGTCAGTGGTCACGACCTGCGAGACTTGGAAGAACTCCTCGAGCAAACCGACGGTGAAGGGGTCGACGTCTACACGCACGGCGAGATGCTGCCGGCACACTCCTATCCGGAACTCAAGGAGTACGATCACTTCGTCGGCAACTACGGTAACGCCTGGTGGGAACAACACAAGGAGTTCGAGGCGTTCAACGGTCCCGTACTACTGACGACGAACTGTCTCGTTCCGCCGAAAGATAGCTACCTCGAGCGGGTCTACACGACCGGTGTCGTCCGCTATCCCGACGTCGACCACGTCTCGGATCGAGAGAACGGAGCGCCCAAAGACTTCTCACCGCTCATCGAGCACGCGACGAAACTCGAGTCGCCGGAAGAACTCGAATCGGGAACGATCTCCGGCGGATTCGCCCGCAACACCGTTCTGGATCACGCCGACGCGATTATCGACGGTATCGAGAACGGAGACATACGCGGATTCGTCGTCATGGCCGGGTGTGACGGTCGCCACTCGGAACGGAAGTACTACACCGAGATGGCAAAACAGTTGCCCGACGACGTCATCATCCTCACTGCCGGTTGTGCGAAGTATCGGTACAACAAGCTCGATCTCGGTGACATCGGTGGTATTCCGCGCGTGCTCGACGCCGGGCAGTGTAACGACTCCTACTCGCTGCTGCGCGTCGCCCAGGCGCTTCAGGACGCACTGGACCTCAAGGATGTCAACGATCTCCCGATCGCGTACGATATCGCCTGGTACGAGCAGAAGGCCGTCACCGTCCTGCTTGCCCTCCTGAGCCAGGACGTCGAAGGCATCAGACTCGGTCCGACCCTTCCGGCGTTCCTCTCAGAAAACGTCGCGGAGTTGCTGGTCGAGGAGTTCGACATCAAGCCGATCGGCTCCGTCGAGGACGATACGGAGGCACTGCTCTCGGAGATCGACCGAGGGCGGGAAGCGGTGTTTGGCGAACAGACGGCAGTCGGCGACTAG
- the nrfD gene encoding NrfD/PsrC family molybdoenzyme membrane anchor subunit, producing MSQSTQSSAGPAGGEHSSRFYAWLAAIAVGLVVGLYGVVTLLLEGTAALGIDSQLPLGILLSTYEFFLMMSAGIMIGVIAVAAIFGISKYELVLKRGIVLSLATLAAGLFTIVIGLGRPERPAIQVFLSPNLSSPIWWMIMAAGLFGITLLALLYLLQWSDVDSRRPVTIVGVIGLLAGISVVVFAGMIFGLAETRPYYGGPLAPIYFLITGVMSGIAAMGLVTVAEYKATGTELGSELGEFVTKYVGGSLAAMLGLTIFAVAVKVIYGLTATSTSVAMAYEHMLLNSSFAPIYWLVGIVVGLIVPLALLLYPGTRTPNGVLAASAMALVGLFVTRYEFVVGGQVVSLTNDPSLQYPLVSYVPSGVELAIVVFAFALAALVYTVGQLLIDLDELPASLGDAEPATATPASAGGDDDD from the coding sequence ATGAGCCAATCCACTCAAAGTAGCGCCGGGCCTGCCGGTGGCGAACACAGCAGTCGATTCTACGCGTGGCTTGCAGCGATCGCTGTCGGTCTCGTCGTCGGACTGTACGGCGTCGTCACGCTCCTTCTCGAGGGGACCGCCGCTCTCGGCATCGACAGTCAACTACCGCTGGGGATCTTGCTTTCCACGTACGAGTTCTTCCTGATGATGAGCGCCGGGATAATGATCGGCGTCATCGCGGTCGCAGCTATCTTCGGTATCTCGAAGTACGAACTCGTACTCAAGCGGGGGATAGTCCTGTCGCTGGCGACGCTCGCTGCGGGTCTGTTTACGATCGTGATCGGTCTCGGTCGGCCGGAACGGCCCGCAATTCAGGTATTCCTCTCGCCGAATCTGTCTTCGCCGATCTGGTGGATGATCATGGCCGCTGGACTCTTCGGGATTACGCTTCTCGCGCTCCTGTATCTTCTCCAGTGGAGTGACGTCGATTCGCGTCGCCCAGTCACTATCGTTGGCGTGATCGGACTGCTGGCGGGCATCAGTGTGGTCGTCTTCGCGGGCATGATCTTCGGCCTCGCGGAAACGCGACCGTACTACGGGGGGCCGCTCGCACCGATCTACTTCCTGATAACAGGAGTCATGTCGGGGATCGCTGCGATGGGACTCGTCACCGTCGCCGAATACAAGGCAACCGGAACGGAACTGGGTTCGGAACTGGGGGAGTTCGTGACGAAATACGTCGGGGGATCGCTCGCGGCCATGCTTGGTCTGACGATATTCGCCGTCGCCGTGAAAGTCATCTACGGCCTGACTGCGACGAGCACCTCGGTCGCGATGGCCTACGAACACATGCTACTGAACTCTTCGTTCGCACCGATTTACTGGCTCGTCGGCATCGTCGTCGGCCTGATCGTGCCGCTTGCCTTGCTGCTTTATCCCGGAACGCGAACGCCGAACGGTGTGCTGGCCGCGTCCGCGATGGCACTCGTCGGATTGTTCGTCACCAGATACGAATTCGTCGTCGGCGGTCAGGTCGTGTCGCTGACGAACGATCCGTCGCTGCAGTATCCGCTGGTGAGCTACGTGCCTTCGGGCGTCGAACTCGCGATCGTGGTGTTTGCGTTCGCGCTCGCCGCACTAGTGTATACGGTCGGACAGTTACTCATCGATCTGGACGAACTACCGGCGTCTCTCGGTGACGCGGAACCCGCCACTGCGACGCCGGCTTCGGCGGGAGGTGATGACGATGACTGA
- a CDS encoding molybdopterin-dependent oxidoreductase: MSKNEATNDTTDTTDSSGLALDRRGFMKTGAAGAAAAGLGLGFGLSSLVEADDYRDALVEHTGEWRASCCAGCTSWCAAQVLVDDETGRAIRTRGNEHSDVHGTNDCVRQDLAIQQLYDPDRLKQPMRRTNPEKGKDADPEFEPISWEEAIEEIADKIIELRDNEETHKSMVTRGRYTYLRPILYSHFPQIIGTPNNISHSSICAEAEKAGPMFTEGEWAYRQYDVTETRYVICWGADPISTNRQVSHYNNKWGDVLDQAEVAVVEPRLSATATKADEWLPVEPGYDGAIATAMAHVILTEGLWNREFVGEFEDGTNRFVEGEEVDLDTFDESENSYGVVQWWNRELKDRTPEWAEAESGVSADQIARVARRFAQAGPNAISWLGGGPAMQVRGTYTAMAVHALNGLVGSVGNEGGTLYAPDDGTASLPGADEFTDEIAEQGLAYPEEHGTGDKIDQRGSLELPALKGGQSGGGVVTNNAADGILEEDPMEIELLISYWNNYAFSNPENQRWLEALEKIPFHVTIETHPSETAWFADIVLPATHHQFERWGQLRSTANGRRSINLHQPVLADDPDDPEDVLDNGRLWDVKTDETEIVYLIAEELADRGFDNLLEYCEQYEDPETGLSPSEEYGGDSFRDREIRAQAFSRNAIKLRMQPMWDPDVEAPPGDEFSSWEEFREVGVWNSDHWDYRHRWPSEGGEFPTATGRFEFFSETLRVGPDTDVDPDDDIEPEFDVGDPAGLEGHADRHGTDVDDVLETCKYLARTDGEPHAYVPHYEEPYDVGGEGDYPFKLVDYKDRLNREGRSANTTWLHEFKDANPGDEPGEDVAKINPRDAAELGIEDGDEIVVSSPVGEIEVTAKLWEGAKPGTIAKTYGQGHWAYGRVASEEFGEKERGGNNNNLIPAEYDRLSGSTVFYGDVRVDVEKR, from the coding sequence ATGAGCAAGAACGAAGCCACGAACGATACGACGGACACGACGGACAGTTCCGGTCTCGCGCTGGACCGCAGAGGATTCATGAAAACCGGTGCGGCGGGAGCCGCCGCTGCCGGTCTCGGACTCGGATTTGGCCTCAGCTCGCTCGTCGAGGCCGACGACTACCGAGACGCCCTGGTCGAGCACACCGGCGAATGGCGTGCGAGCTGTTGTGCCGGCTGTACGTCCTGGTGTGCCGCACAGGTCCTGGTCGACGACGAGACGGGCCGTGCCATCAGAACTCGAGGAAACGAACACTCCGACGTTCACGGCACGAACGACTGTGTGCGTCAGGATCTGGCTATCCAGCAACTGTACGACCCCGACCGGCTCAAACAGCCGATGCGCCGGACCAACCCGGAGAAGGGCAAAGACGCCGACCCCGAGTTCGAGCCGATCTCCTGGGAGGAGGCAATCGAAGAAATTGCCGACAAGATCATAGAACTGCGGGACAACGAAGAGACTCACAAGTCGATGGTCACGCGCGGCCGGTATACGTACCTCCGGCCGATCCTCTACAGTCACTTCCCGCAGATCATCGGTACTCCGAACAACATCTCCCACAGCTCGATCTGTGCGGAAGCCGAGAAGGCAGGACCGATGTTCACCGAAGGCGAGTGGGCCTACCGCCAGTACGATGTCACCGAAACGCGGTACGTTATCTGCTGGGGTGCCGATCCCATCTCGACGAACCGACAGGTCTCCCACTACAACAACAAGTGGGGCGACGTCCTCGATCAGGCAGAGGTCGCAGTCGTCGAGCCACGACTCTCGGCGACGGCCACGAAAGCCGACGAGTGGCTCCCCGTCGAACCAGGCTACGACGGTGCCATCGCCACCGCGATGGCCCACGTGATCCTCACCGAGGGGCTGTGGAACCGCGAGTTCGTCGGCGAGTTCGAGGACGGCACGAACCGGTTCGTCGAGGGTGAGGAAGTCGACCTCGACACGTTCGACGAATCGGAGAACAGCTACGGTGTCGTCCAGTGGTGGAACCGCGAACTCAAAGACAGAACGCCCGAGTGGGCCGAAGCGGAGTCCGGCGTCTCCGCCGACCAGATCGCGCGGGTCGCCCGACGGTTCGCCCAGGCTGGTCCGAACGCCATCTCTTGGCTCGGCGGCGGCCCAGCGATGCAGGTCCGTGGGACCTACACCGCCATGGCAGTCCACGCGCTCAACGGCCTCGTCGGTTCCGTCGGCAACGAAGGCGGCACCCTGTACGCGCCCGACGACGGAACGGCGAGCCTTCCCGGAGCCGACGAGTTCACCGACGAAATCGCCGAGCAGGGACTGGCCTATCCCGAAGAGCACGGTACCGGCGACAAGATCGACCAGCGCGGATCGCTCGAGCTCCCGGCACTCAAAGGTGGCCAGTCCGGTGGCGGCGTCGTCACGAACAACGCCGCCGACGGCATCCTCGAGGAAGACCCCATGGAGATCGAACTGCTGATCTCTTACTGGAACAACTACGCCTTCTCGAACCCCGAGAACCAGCGCTGGCTCGAGGCCCTCGAGAAGATCCCGTTCCACGTCACGATCGAAACCCACCCGAGCGAAACTGCCTGGTTCGCCGATATCGTGTTGCCGGCGACCCACCACCAGTTCGAACGCTGGGGCCAGCTTCGCAGCACTGCGAACGGTCGACGGTCGATCAACCTGCACCAGCCGGTGCTGGCGGACGACCCCGACGACCCTGAAGACGTGCTAGACAACGGCCGGCTGTGGGACGTCAAGACCGACGAGACCGAGATCGTCTACCTGATCGCCGAGGAACTGGCCGATCGCGGGTTCGACAACCTGCTCGAGTACTGCGAGCAGTACGAAGATCCCGAGACCGGCCTGTCACCGAGTGAAGAGTACGGCGGCGACAGCTTCAGGGACCGCGAGATCCGCGCACAGGCGTTCTCGCGGAACGCGATCAAACTCCGGATGCAGCCGATGTGGGACCCCGATGTCGAGGCACCACCGGGCGACGAGTTCAGTAGCTGGGAGGAGTTCCGCGAAGTCGGCGTCTGGAACTCCGACCACTGGGACTACAGGCACCGCTGGCCGTCCGAGGGCGGCGAGTTCCCGACCGCGACGGGCAGGTTCGAGTTCTTCTCGGAGACGCTCCGGGTCGGACCCGACACCGACGTCGATCCTGACGACGACATCGAACCCGAGTTCGACGTCGGTGATCCCGCCGGTCTCGAGGGTCACGCCGACCGACACGGGACGGACGTCGACGATGTCCTCGAGACGTGTAAGTATCTCGCCAGAACCGACGGCGAGCCCCACGCCTACGTCCCTCACTACGAGGAGCCCTACGACGTCGGTGGCGAAGGCGACTATCCGTTCAAGTTGGTCGACTACAAGGATCGACTCAACCGCGAGGGGCGGTCGGCGAACACGACCTGGCTGCACGAGTTCAAGGACGCCAACCCCGGCGACGAACCGGGAGAAGACGTCGCCAAGATCAACCCACGCGACGCTGCGGAGTTGGGCATCGAAGACGGCGACGAGATCGTGGTGTCCTCTCCGGTCGGGGAGATCGAGGTTACAGCGAAACTCTGGGAAGGTGCCAAGCCTGGAACGATCGCGAAGACCTACGGCCAAGGTCACTGGGCGTACGGCCGTGTCGCTTCCGAAGAGTTCGGTGAAAAAGAACGCGGTGGGAACAACAACAACCTCATTCCCGCCGAATACGATCGGTTGAGCGGGAGTACGGTGTTCTACGGCGACGTGCGAGTCGACGTAGAAAAGCGCTAA
- the nikB gene encoding nickel ABC transporter permease, which yields MLRTLVREAGSLTIVMAGVSLITYGLIFLTPGDPAYTILHERHGSPPSAAEVAAFRAEHGLDEPFVVQYWTWLGDVLRGDLGTSYVRSEPVTSLLVQHLPNTVALALAAMAVSLTLAIPIGVVSAVHRDTWIDRTSQFVALLGVSMPNFWLGYLLILAVALSLGLTPTSGAGTLAHLVLPAITLGSGLAAIVTRLVRTSMLEVLEAEYVDAARSKGVHERLVVYKHALRNALIPVVTIVGLQFGFVLSGAVIVEVVFQRPGLGTMLVDAVFARDYPVVQGVVLVIAVTFVLSNRLVDLAYVALDPRIERGERT from the coding sequence ATGTTGCGTACGCTCGTGAGAGAGGCGGGTTCGCTGACGATCGTCATGGCCGGCGTCTCGCTAATCACATACGGGCTGATCTTTCTCACTCCAGGCGATCCGGCGTATACGATTCTTCACGAACGACACGGGAGCCCGCCTTCTGCGGCAGAAGTTGCTGCCTTCCGTGCCGAACACGGGCTCGACGAACCGTTCGTCGTTCAGTACTGGACGTGGCTCGGCGACGTGCTTCGAGGTGATCTCGGAACGTCCTACGTCCGCTCGGAACCAGTCACCTCGCTTCTAGTCCAGCATCTCCCCAACACGGTCGCACTCGCACTCGCGGCGATGGCAGTCTCACTCACGCTTGCGATCCCTATCGGGGTGGTAAGTGCCGTTCATCGAGACACCTGGATCGACCGAACGAGCCAGTTCGTCGCGTTGCTCGGTGTCTCGATGCCGAACTTCTGGCTCGGCTATCTGTTGATCCTCGCCGTTGCACTGTCTCTCGGACTGACACCAACCTCCGGCGCGGGAACACTCGCCCACCTGGTGCTTCCAGCGATTACCCTCGGGAGCGGCCTGGCCGCGATCGTCACGCGACTCGTCCGCACCTCGATGCTCGAGGTGCTCGAAGCGGAGTACGTCGACGCTGCCCGTTCGAAAGGCGTCCACGAACGCCTCGTCGTGTACAAACACGCGCTGCGAAACGCCTTGATTCCGGTCGTGACGATCGTCGGTCTCCAGTTCGGCTTCGTCTTGAGCGGTGCGGTGATCGTCGAGGTCGTCTTTCAGCGACCAGGGCTCGGAACCATGCTCGTCGACGCAGTCTTCGCCCGGGACTATCCGGTCGTCCAGGGTGTCGTCCTCGTGATAGCGGTCACGTTCGTGCTTTCGAACCGGCTGGTCGACCTCGCGTACGTCGCACTCGACCCACGGATCGAGCGAGGTGAGCGGACGTGA
- a CDS encoding 4Fe-4S dicluster domain-containing protein, with protein MTEQHSLDDEMRTEVEQLQLDENGDDDVDLNMVIDLQRCTGCAACNVGCAQEHNLQEGVAWSSRIIETEGKFPNVSYEYKPTLCNQCEDAPCATGCPTSALYEGEGGITMHDPDKCIGCKYCMVNCPYDEINLHKQDPHPRWDDDEAVIEEGTATPSEVKAEVGVDEDAPPYYNPNREVGEHEHPTRYKGVVEKCTFCVHRLNEGELPRCVEECPCDARIFGDSNDPDSKVSEVLGRYTPDVLKEEQGTEPKVKYVRDYNGGRYEPGKGEPALGD; from the coding sequence ATGACTGAACAACACTCACTCGACGACGAAATGCGTACGGAGGTCGAGCAGCTACAGTTGGACGAGAACGGTGACGACGACGTCGACCTGAACATGGTCATCGACCTTCAGCGGTGTACCGGCTGTGCCGCCTGTAACGTCGGGTGTGCACAGGAACACAACCTCCAGGAGGGCGTCGCCTGGTCGAGTCGGATCATCGAGACCGAAGGCAAATTCCCCAACGTCAGCTACGAATACAAGCCGACGCTGTGCAACCAGTGTGAGGACGCCCCGTGTGCTACTGGTTGTCCCACATCGGCCCTGTACGAAGGGGAAGGGGGAATCACGATGCACGACCCCGACAAGTGCATCGGCTGCAAGTACTGCATGGTCAACTGCCCGTACGACGAGATCAACCTCCACAAGCAAGACCCACATCCGCGATGGGACGACGACGAGGCCGTGATCGAAGAAGGAACGGCGACGCCGAGCGAGGTCAAAGCAGAGGTCGGCGTCGACGAGGACGCTCCGCCGTACTACAACCCGAACCGAGAAGTCGGAGAACACGAACACCCGACGCGGTACAAAGGCGTCGTCGAGAAGTGTACCTTCTGTGTCCACCGCCTCAACGAGGGCGAGTTGCCACGATGTGTCGAAGAGTGCCCGTGTGACGCACGAATCTTCGGCGACAGCAACGACCCGGACAGCAAGGTCAGCGAAGTACTCGGGCGGTACACCCCCGACGTGCTCAAGGAAGAACAGGGAACGGAGCCGAAAGTGAAGTACGTCCGCGATTACAACGGCGGCCGCTACGAACCCGGAAAAGGAGAGCCAGCACTGGGGGACTAA
- the nikC gene encoding nickel transporter permease has product MLEWVRDRTHSQLAWSLRENTSVRLGGGVLCLLAVVAVLGPVLTPYDPTAQALESRLQSPSLAHPLGTDALGRDVATRIAYGARVSLGLAVVATAVRVSIGTTIGLLAGYLGGLVDAALMRLVDIQLAFPGLVLALVIAGVLGPSLRNVLIALSVVGWASYARVVRGNVLEIKDRPFVEVARLYGTPRRRIARRHLLPNVVSPVVVLATMNLGTIVLTAAGLSFLGLGAQPPTPEWGTMIAGGREYLRSAPWLITAPGVAIMLTVIGFNVLGDGLRDVLDPDHLEESDRRRV; this is encoded by the coding sequence CTGCTCGAGTGGGTCCGGGACCGCACTCACTCGCAACTCGCGTGGTCGCTTCGAGAGAACACAAGCGTTCGCCTCGGCGGTGGAGTGCTCTGTCTGCTCGCGGTCGTCGCCGTCCTCGGACCGGTGCTCACGCCGTACGATCCGACGGCACAGGCACTCGAAAGCCGCCTTCAGTCTCCCTCGCTCGCCCACCCGCTCGGAACCGACGCACTCGGCCGTGACGTGGCGACGCGGATCGCATACGGTGCACGCGTTTCGCTCGGTCTCGCCGTCGTCGCGACGGCCGTCCGGGTGAGTATTGGAACGACGATCGGCCTCCTCGCCGGCTATCTCGGCGGGCTCGTCGACGCCGCGTTGATGCGCCTGGTCGACATCCAACTTGCGTTCCCCGGGCTCGTGCTCGCACTCGTAATCGCGGGCGTTCTCGGACCGAGCCTTCGGAACGTACTGATCGCTCTGTCAGTCGTCGGCTGGGCCTCCTACGCCCGCGTCGTGCGAGGGAACGTGCTCGAAATAAAAGACCGGCCGTTCGTCGAGGTGGCTCGTCTCTACGGGACGCCACGAAGACGGATTGCCCGTCGACACCTGCTGCCGAACGTCGTCAGCCCCGTGGTCGTGCTGGCGACGATGAACCTCGGAACGATCGTGCTCACGGCTGCTGGGCTCTCCTTTCTTGGCCTCGGTGCACAGCCGCCCACGCCCGAGTGGGGGACGATGATCGCCGGCGGACGGGAGTATCTCCGGTCGGCCCCGTGGCTCATCACTGCGCCGGGCGTCGCCATCATGCTCACCGTCATCGGCTTCAACGTCCTCGGGGACGGCCTGCGAGACGTCCTCGATCCCGACCACCTCGAGGAAAGCGACCGGAGGAGGGTCTGA
- a CDS encoding TorD/DmsD family molecular chaperone — protein MTELRENDDVLAPERRRVNTYKLLAECFHEPDDELVSVLDAMAGEDLHVAADELREPMPDLESLRVDYAALFVGPFEVPAPPYESTYVDDPDRVMTESTVQVMNEYRRGNVDVDLEEPADHVTAELEFAYLLGLNGADALFRGEYGAVVDYQERQYEFLSDHLAQWIGEFTDDVREYADTEFYRTLADEASEFVEDDRLRLERRLERFDEADVPADGSDAKTTVETDTVHDILQGDDDAT, from the coding sequence ATGACAGAACTACGTGAGAACGACGACGTGCTGGCTCCAGAGCGACGCCGGGTGAACACGTACAAACTCCTGGCCGAATGCTTCCACGAGCCCGACGACGAACTAGTGTCGGTACTCGACGCGATGGCAGGCGAAGACCTCCACGTGGCCGCCGACGAACTACGCGAGCCGATGCCGGACCTCGAGTCACTCCGGGTCGACTACGCGGCTCTGTTCGTGGGCCCGTTCGAGGTCCCCGCACCGCCGTACGAGTCGACCTACGTCGACGACCCGGATCGCGTCATGACTGAATCGACTGTCCAAGTGATGAACGAGTACCGCCGCGGGAACGTCGACGTCGACCTCGAGGAGCCAGCCGATCACGTGACTGCCGAACTCGAGTTCGCGTATCTGCTGGGGCTGAACGGGGCCGACGCGCTCTTCCGGGGCGAATACGGGGCGGTGGTCGACTATCAGGAACGGCAGTACGAGTTCCTGTCAGACCATCTGGCCCAATGGATCGGCGAGTTCACAGACGACGTCCGTGAGTACGCCGACACCGAGTTCTACCGGACGCTGGCGGACGAGGCGAGCGAGTTCGTCGAAGACGATCGACTGCGACTCGAGCGACGGCTCGAGCGATTCGACGAGGCCGACGTGCCGGCAGACGGATCAGACGCGAAGACGACCGTCGAGACCGACACCGTCCACGACATCCTCCAGGGGGACGACGATGCAACGTGA
- a CDS encoding Mrp/NBP35 family ATP-binding protein has translation MQRDDEPATEVRDRLRSVEDPVLESDVVELGLVDEIDVDDGTAEISVALDAPYAPDERTIADRIREEVETLGIEPSLSVVEPDAKSESPVPGVKNVVPIASGKGGVGKTTVATNLAAALAETGARVGLLDADVYGPNVPSMIGIEARPGMSPDGDIVPPEADGITLMSTAFLLEEETDPAMLRGPMVDKLLGQLIQETDWGELDYLLVDLPPGTGDEQLTLMQHVPVTGAVVVTTPEDVALADVRKGIRMFVDQDVPVLGIVENMTAYLCPDCGGEHELYGSGGGEQIAGEFDVPLLAEIPMDPEIRSSGDADKPVTVLQDTQAATQFRELRDRVTNRVGAINRVVTAGRPLSDVGDAETDAWQ, from the coding sequence ATGCAACGTGACGACGAACCGGCGACGGAGGTCCGCGACCGACTCCGTTCGGTCGAGGACCCCGTCCTCGAGTCGGACGTCGTCGAACTCGGACTGGTCGACGAGATCGACGTCGACGACGGGACCGCGGAGATCTCGGTCGCGCTCGATGCGCCCTACGCTCCCGACGAACGAACGATCGCAGATCGAATCCGCGAGGAAGTCGAAACGCTCGGGATCGAGCCTTCGCTTTCGGTGGTCGAACCGGACGCTAAATCGGAGAGTCCCGTTCCAGGAGTCAAGAACGTCGTCCCGATCGCGTCCGGCAAGGGAGGAGTCGGCAAGACCACGGTCGCGACGAATCTCGCGGCCGCACTCGCAGAAACCGGCGCTCGCGTCGGTCTCCTGGACGCCGATGTCTACGGGCCGAACGTGCCGAGTATGATCGGGATCGAGGCCCGACCAGGAATGAGTCCCGACGGCGACATCGTTCCGCCCGAAGCCGATGGGATCACGCTGATGAGCACTGCGTTTCTCCTCGAGGAGGAAACCGATCCAGCGATGTTGCGAGGTCCGATGGTCGACAAGTTGCTCGGGCAACTCATCCAAGAGACCGACTGGGGAGAACTCGATTACCTGCTGGTCGATCTGCCGCCCGGAACCGGCGACGAACAGCTCACGTTGATGCAACACGTGCCAGTGACGGGTGCCGTCGTCGTCACGACGCCCGAAGACGTCGCACTTGCAGACGTCCGGAAAGGAATCAGAATGTTCGTCGATCAAGACGTTCCGGTCCTCGGTATCGTCGAGAACATGACGGCGTATCTCTGTCCAGACTGTGGCGGGGAGCACGAACTCTACGGAAGCGGCGGCGGTGAGCAGATCGCCGGCGAGTTCGACGTGCCCCTGCTCGCCGAGATTCCGATGGACCCGGAAATCCGCTCGAGCGGCGACGCGGACAAGCCCGTGACGGTGTTACAGGACACGCAAGCAGCAACACAGTTCCGCGAGTTACGTGATCGAGTGACCAATCGCGTCGGTGCGATCAACCGGGTTGTCACGGCAGGGCGACCCCTGTCGGATGTCGGCGATGCCGAAACAGACGCTTGGCAGTAA